Sequence from the Elusimicrobiaceae bacterium genome:
GTTTTGGCCGCGTGGTCGGTAGGATCCTTGGGAGCGTGTTTTAAGGAAAATACCATACACATCGCACTCACCGCACCGCATACTTCGCGCTGACCCCCTAGTCCGCCACCAAAACAGGCGGCTGCGGCTAAGGCCTGCTCTCGACTGAGGCCGACTTCGTCAGCGTACGCGCATAATACGGCCTGCGCGCAATTATGTCCGGACAAAAATAATTCTTTTGCTTGTTCTGCTTTGCTCATGTTCAATAGTATAGCATTTGTGCAGGCATGAGGCCTACATGCAAAAAACGTCGAACAGAAAACTGAGGGAAAATTTCCTAGCAATTAGTGGCTTTGTTGGGCTTGTTGTACCAGCGTGAGAATAAAATCCAAATTTTTTTTAGATAAGTATATGGTGATGTTTATATCTTTTTTAGAGTGCATC
This genomic interval carries:
- a CDS encoding C_GCAxxG_C_C family protein, coding for MSKAEQAKELFLSGHNCAQAVLCAYADEVGLSREQALAAAACFGGGLGGQREVCGAVSAMCMVFSLKHAPKDPTDHAAKTAFYAHIKELCNRFKEENGSIICRELLGLSCANQPAPQPRTQAYYHARPCADKVKSAAAILEKYLAEQNL